Genomic window (Alnus glutinosa chromosome 9, dhAlnGlut1.1, whole genome shotgun sequence):
ATCTTTTTCTTGGTAACCAAACACCACCCATCCATGTTTATTGTCAGCGTGACCAGAAATGCCCCTATTATGGAAACCAAATTTTAACTTATTGTAACAAAATAGAGTAATTCTCACTAAAATTCCCATCTCCTTGTGACCCAACGTTTTTCTCGATCGTGTGGAGCGCACGCTACCATAGGATCCAAAGCCTGGACAGGTGTCAACATCTACACGGGCTTAAAGACACTGGTGGGTCACCCAATCGCGGAGAACCGGTCTTTAAGGTGGTTTCAGTCACCTGCTATAGCCGGTAACCCATGTGGAGCGACCGATACGTCCGGTGATGGGGGGGGGTCAATGGTATAAGACCTGGGGTTTAAGCAAAAACTAAGGTGTTTTCAGAGGGTTTTGGCGAtcggagagcgagagagaaagagagatagagagagaaaatgggTAGCGTTTGAAAGAGTTTTCCTGGAAAATATGGGATAGTAAAGGGGGGAAAGTCTTGTGTGATTGGAAAGAAAATTCTCATTTGCTTAATTAATTCTCCGACAATTCGCCGATCTTACATTCGCCTGAAAATTCTTACAGTTTCGCCGGAATTCGTTTATTCGAgaaaaagttttgtgctttgaaggaaaatggttgtctaGAGGTGAGCATGTCGAATTTTCATGGCTTTTGTTTCGCGGATTTGTTGAAAGTTTGGATTTTTATCGTGGGTTTTATCGTAAAGACgaggttttttttcttgaacAGTGAGTTTGGTCGCAGAGAAATCTtgggaaaatgaaaaagaaacttCAAAATTTTCGTGCAATTGAACGGCAAAAATTTTATACGTCttccattattttctttcttagaATTTTTGAGCAGTCAAATGGGTCCTTTTCTGGTtccttttctttgatttttgtatTGAATTTCCTGGAGTTTTTGCCATTTCGTGTTTAAGCTGTTTTTGTCCAAAGTTCAGATTTTTTCGGTTTTGATCTGAGATTTTGGGTTATTATCATTTCGAACAGGTTTCAAAAATTCAGAATTTTTCCTCAAAAATATTCCGATTCTTCTTTTCTAACTTGTTTTTGGCTAAATTGTCTTACTTTTCTTCAAGATCGATCGGTTTCGAGGGTTTTAGATCTATTAAAACTCTATTTGGTTTAAACTGTATCCGATTTATTTCTTACATCCCTGAAATTATTCGTTTGAATTATTCTGCTTGGGCCTTTTTATATCAGGGTTTTGTTGTggtttatgatatattttttttttccttttgaaaatttattcccCCTTTTCCCCTTGCCTTGAAAAGGTAAattcttcatatttttgtttggaATTAACAAAAACCTTAGAAGGGATTTATGGGGTTTGATTGTCATTTGTTTTGAAGCTGAAGCCTGTTATATGATATTTACGTCTTAACAGGTGTTATTGTCCTTTCGATACCTGAAGATCCTGTCATTGGTTTCCTGtattgtaaaattttaattttttttagctgAATTAtcctcttttttacttttcttgcTATGTGTATGTTGTTGGTAGCTCGATCATGTGGATCTGTTAGGAGTTACAGAATTATATCTTTGTTTctagttctttctttctttctttctttcttttttttactttttattgcAATTATaacgtagtttttttttttttactcaataTTGAAGGATTTATGTTTTGGATCAGTATAGggatttttttggatgaataaattgTGTACGAGTTTCATTTTACATCTCTATTTCTTTGTTCTCTAGTTGCGAAACCTGTATCGATTATCCCCGTGTTATCGGTTTTGCATTCGATCTAGACAACAAATCATTCAACTCATCCCTTTTGATCATTCTTCAtcaggttttatttttgggtgctgcGAGCTTGAACAACTGGTGAAATGCATATTTGTTGAGAATGGATCCAAGAATGCTGGTTTTTTGTGTTTGATACATCCTTCTTTGGTATGATTTCTGAGATATGGTGTTGCAGAAGAGGTTAGACTTTGGATTCAATGGCTATCAGGTGCCTCCCATGCCTCGAGCTACGAGATCAGCTAGGGTAAATATATTCTTCTATTCTCATGCTGGCAATTGTTGCAATTTATCTATTTACTGTTTGTGCCTTTCGTCCTGACCATTTGTCCATatgattgaattttttttccttgtttttttagAGGAGGCGTACGTTTAGAAAGAGAGCCGAAGACAATCAAATGTGTGCATTTGACTTATTGGCCACCGTAGCTGGCAAGATAttgcttgagagagagagttcgCCCTCTTCTACAAATGCATCAAATGAAAAAGATCGGTCTATATGTGTTAAACAAGTATTGAAGAACGATGACAAACCAGTAAAAATTGAATCTTGTTATCAAGGAAGTATTGATACGAGAGTATTAGTTTCTGAGCTTGTCCAGCAAGCTGATTCCAAGGAATCCCCACTCCCTCAGAATGACGGCCATTCAGGATTTGCTTCTGTAATAACTACTGATTGctcagagatttttgttgatgagaAGTTGGTGAACGGAGAAAACAAGAATGAAATGGGAAGTTTTGCTAGCAAAGTAGATTTAGGCTTCTCTGGTTACAGGGAGTCTGGTGATTGTAAATTAGATTGTGAAACTAAAATAATCATTAAAGATGAGCTGCAAAAGACTGGAAAGGTACCTGATGGCACTGGGACTGGTATGTGCAGTTTGGAGGATCCGGGGGTTTGGGATGGGAAACCTTCTGCTCTAGTCAGTTCAGATAGTAGTGTTAAGGTGCATTTGTGTGGGGATCGCATTCCCCTTAGCTCCTTTCCCGCCAGTCGGGATGATGTAAAAATAGTTAGTAGAGATGATGACGAAAACTCCTCTGGGTGCACTCACCCTAGCATTGTAAGAAAGTCCAGTAGGTCAGTATCACGCATTGGTGACCGAAGAATAAGGAAGATTTTGGCTTCTAGGTATTGGAAAGTATCTCCGAAATTGAAGGATGAGACGCACTCTAATGCTGGTAAGTTGCTGCTTTAATTGAAGTGGTGGGCTTTTTCACTCTTCTAAGTTTCTTGTCAAGTGCCATTCATGAGGCTCTTGATTTCTGTGATCTGTTCTTTTAAATTGACAATGTTTAAATGTTTCTAGATGGGGATTTCAAGTCCATTTGGCGCAATAGGAAGGGATGTTACAGACGCCAAAGATCCCAAATGAATATTCCTTttaaaaagaggaaaatttTTGGGCGTAGCTCATTTTCAAATTCTGATCGATGGGTTAGTTGTGAGGGCAAATCTGATTTACCTGAGAAGGGCATCAATGGAGATTCTTCTGGTTCATGCATGAAGACGCGCGGTGGTACTTTTTGAACCACTTGCTTTTCGGTTTGAATTAATCTTCTTATTAGTGTGGGGTATTTATTGCTCTCTGCATTTCTTTCCGGAAATATCCAAAATCATTATGCAGCCTCAGGGACATCATCCTCAGTAGTAGGTCAACACACATCAATTCAGTCTAGGGATTCTTACGGTATGAGAGCACTCAACAGAATGATTTATACATGCCCTTTTGACTTGATTGGTTTCTGACATTAATGGAGTTTTACACCATGGTGCGCTTTCTTTTTACTCAGTGAAGCTTAGGATCAATTCTTTCAGGGTTCCAGAGCTTTTAATTGAGATGCCAGAAACTGCAACTGTTGGTTCTTTGAAGGTATAATGAACTATATtcctagtattttctttttgacaaaattatTCATATCCCGAGTATCTAGGCGTATATACCATGCTGTGATTTTAGGATATTGTTTTTTAAGAAGTCAAATGCCACTTATTCCGAAACACATGTATCTGCATTTTCTGCATACATATTGCATGGGGCAATTAAGGTGTGGAACTCCTTTACTGTGTATTTCCTTAAATTGAGCAATTAAGAATCATAATTATCGGTGTAGGTGTACATTAATTACCATTTGAATAATAGGTCTGAGTCATTGGCCACTTGGTTTCTTGTGTGTATTCTGATGTTGTCTAAATGTTCTTTAGAGGACTGTTATGGAGGCAATGACTACCATACTTGGAGGTGGATTACGTGTTGGTGTAGTTCTTCAGGGAAAGAAGGTTAGAGATGACAATAAAACTCTGTCGCAGACAGGAATTTCTCATGATTACCCTCTGGATGCTTTGGGCTTTAGCCTGGAGCCTAATCCTTCAAAAAAGCCGCCACCTTTATGCCCCAGAGATTCTCCGTCTATGCTTCCTTGTGACACGCCGCTGCCTTTAACAAGGTAATGAGAATTCACTCGGACCTTTTTTAGAGCTAGCTGTCATTTAGGCTCCTTTCATTCAATCTAACTTAATTGGTTTTTGGTTCAACTAAATTTTGAGTCATTTGCTGATTTTTAATGTTGATTATGctaaaatttgttaaataaaaGCATATGTGCTGTGCTGGAGTTCTtttagtgagagagagataaaaatGAATGGAAACCTTTCTTTTGTTAATAAGATTCTCATTCAGAATCGAGATTCGTTGTTTAATTAGGCACAAGAGATCAAGATTTGTgctatttttatgttgtttgcAACAAGTTGGACTACTTGTTTGTTTTCGTTAAAAACTATCTGATGTTGTATTgacttgtttatttttgttaaaaactatCTGATGCTGTATTGACTCgaaacttgaatttcttctgttTTCCACAATCAACCTATATGCAACAGTGAGACTGAAGTGTTACATATTGGATTGGTTAGTATATTAGTCTTGGGGTTTCTTCTGGACCCAAACTAGATAAATCAGTTGTGCTTAGCTTTTGTCGCACTTATCTTTTGTCAGCTATCCACCAGATTCGACTGTAGTTCATCAGGGCACTTGCCATACCTCTCCTGAGCCTCACATGGCCAATTTAGGCAACTTCATTGAAAGTGATCATGATTCAGCACCTTCTCCTGCCGACACTTCGGTTGACAAAAGCACAACAGAGTGCAAAGCTCTGGTTGCTGTACCTGAATTGAATGTCGAGGCATTAGCTGTGGTTCCAGTTCACCGGAAATTGAAGCGGTCTGAGATGGCACAGCGTCGAATCCGTAGACCCTTCTCTGTAACTGAAGTGGAAGCACTGGTTCAAGCAGTTGAGAAACTTGGAACTGGAAGGTATGTTTAATGATAACACAACCAAGGAACCATAAGGCAATAAGCAGCGGTTTGACTGCCTATTGACCACCTCTTGGACAATGCATGTTTAGTTTCTTAGGTTGctgcttctattttttttttccctggcaTTCTTTTTAAATGCTTGGGACTGATGGGAGCTGATACATGGGGGAGGTTTTTCCGTCCCCCATCaccctcttttttattttttaataaaaaaaaatcaaaatttgtccTTTGATGGTCACATCAAAGgacaaattttggtttttttgaatTAAGAAACCAAAAAGAGGGTGATATCgtcccccacaaatcattttcgGGGACTGATAGATATGATTTTGAGCCGGCTGATTTGATTGTCTTATTTTTCCGTAAACTAGCCTTTTGCAATGGCATTGAGTTTTTAAAATGGTTATGTTAATTTGCAGGTGGCGTGATGTTAAAATGCGAGCTTTTGATAATGCAAAACATCGAACTTATGTGGATTTGAAGGTAATGAGTCTGTTGGCTACCTTTATAAAATATCTTCATTACAATACTATTTTGATGAGGTTTACTTGTACTGCCGTCTAAAATTCATGgctgtttgatttttttaatgactGTTGTATTGTACTTGTTTTTAATTGCAAGAAAAGGTTCACTTTATGGCTTGGGCCCCCCACAGAGCACATAATTTAGTCTGTTTCAGGCAAAATGGCTACTTTGTATAACATGTGCATTTATAACAGGTTAAGGTTAGCGATTGGGATACTCCATAGCTTTATTGGTTTCTGtagctttcttcatcttctaatAGAAAACTCTTTCTCGAGGAATCCCTTCAGATCTAATCTTACACGTCTTCTCTTTTTGTACCTTTTCTAACATGCATTCCTATCCGTTTGTGACCATTCCTACTTTTGGTTTATTTAGGGAAAAGGAGAAATGAATATGATGAGTTGTTTTCTATATCTTCTTCTTGGTAGAGATAGCTTTGCGCGTTGGCATGCGATGTGGGTTTTGGTTGTGATGGTGGTTTTTGGGGTTGTTGTGCAGGATAAGTGGAAAACCCTGGTGCACACGGCAAGAATATCCCCCCAGCAAAGGAGGGGAGAGCCTGTTCCCCAGGAGCTCTTGGACAGAGTCTTAGCTGCCCACGCTTACTGGTCCAAGCAGCAAGCCAAACAACAGCTTAAACAGCAACCAGAGACTTGCCTTCTCTCCTCTGAAAAGTATTGAAAGAGAGCTGCAAGCACATACGTGGAAGAAACATAGAACATGATGGGTTTTAGAGGAATGTGTAGGTGtctaattgttctttttttttttttttctttttttcccattttgttATGATTATGTAAAAAAGTAATGACAAGAAAATAGAAAGTCCGAAGAAGAAATGTATGTAATATTTGTCGCTCTCGCCATGgttcttttcctacttggagGCTCTGGCTCTTGTAAATGGTTTAAGGAAATAAGAGCTTGCTAACCGAATTCATTTGACGCCAAcatgttggtatttttttttttttttaatttaattgggTTGTTGAAGAAGGATAAAGAGAATTTAAGAATGTAAGTAGTAGTTAGAGCTTGTTCATGGTAATGTTTCTTTGTTATATAATTAAGGATTTGGTAGTTGTTTATTACTCTTAAGCATAGCAATATGACTAACAATCTTATGACAGACAGAATGCGTCCAACATCAAAGAATATCTTAAATTAACCTGGCTGGCTTCTTGGGACTTAAGCTAAATAGAAGGAAACAATAGGGTGGGAaattcagttaaaaaaaaaaaagaaaaaaaataaatagagggcGGGAAATTCAAGTAGGTTAGGTTAGGAAGGCACGTGCATGGATGTGTTGGAAAAAGAGGGTAAGTTTACTTGGTGAGGCACGTGACCACTGGCTTTCCTATGAAATAGGTCTCAAATTGGAATCTATATGCTATCCAGCTGCCTATCCAAAGTAATGATAGTGTTCACTATTGATGCTTCAATTGTTAGCTGCTCAAAATTGCAGCTTCCTGTGGTACAACTCCCTTATCTTAGAAGGAGATTCTCCTACTCTTACTCTTGCTATCAATACTTTAAACTTGTTTTactaatttgaattttgctagcatAGTTTGTAATACCCGCTTTCATTTGCCTTCTTCTCAAAGCTCGAAagctttgatttttttgtacTGCCAACTTTATGACACGTTGTTTAGTTAAGTGGGCTGTTTCTTATATTGTGTTTGGAAGCATTTTCAATTGGTCTCACATTTTTTCTTAAGAGTAGGAAAGACCCCCGCCAAACCCTTTTCTTCCTTACTGAAtagagaatatatatacatctttAGAATATGTAATTATCGTATACATTTTAAATATGCTTTAAGGATaaatgttagtttaataaactgaatgaaaataattttttccattctctaaataataaaataacaaacaaatcaaCCATGTTGGGCCACTAAGCATGGCAATGatcgttttctttttattggaaTATTATTTTCTGGTGGTATCCTTcaccttcttttattttattttttatttttgggatttgtccTTTATCCTATATCCTATTTACAAATAGTTTGAACAAAAGCTAGAACAGGAAAATGTCATTCTCTCATTCACAGAGTGCTTGTGGAAGAAAATGGGGAAATGCTGGCGATAACTTTATAGACCAAACTTATTCTAGTGCATTCTTCATTATTAATGTTTGTTAGTTAATTGATTATATCATAGATGTTTATGGCATCTCCTAATCTTTGAAGCAGTGTAATTTTTGTGTCTtttaagagtaatattattctttatacTCATAGATGGAATCAAGATTTTCTATCTGGAGGGACCGAGGTATAAATGAGGGATCAAATCTACTTTTGGTAAAGACCAATCTTTGAAAACCAAAGGAGCCACGGCTCCCGTTGGTCTATACACGGGGTCCTTCCGTCTCTGTTTATTCCAATTTCATTTTGGTTAACGTGCcgtgttttaagtgattgacataaaaaattaattaaaataaattattttagcCAATGGAGAATGAATATGATAAATAATCGTAAAGATAGCCTTTCTTTTGTTGATTATATCAAAGAAATCAACTACACAAATATTGAATTTGATGGAAGTGGCAAATTCATGTAGGAAGTCCTGTCAGAACAGaacttatttgtttttttttttatttttaatttttaattttttaagtagaATAGAACTTTTATTAGATTCTTTAGGATAGATGGGAGGTGGAAGAATATGCTGTTTATTGGCATTTGAATAATTGAGCTGAATCAAGTCATTTTCGTATTGGGAAACACAATGCTCTTTTTACGTCATTATCATCAAAAAGTATTTCTTCATATTAATAATTAAGATTGAAAATACATGGATAAATAAATGCACAGAACTTTTGCTCATGTGGCTACAAATTGATGGGCTGTCTCTTCTTAGGTTTGGGCTATTCTGGTATAAAGGGCTAGAGAAATATGAggattattcttattcttttggaGCTAAAAAGAGGATTAAAATGAGGTGCAGATTCTttcaaactttatttattttttatttttatttattttttgtagtgaaggaGGCATGTTTGGATCATCCATAACTTCTAAAATATTCATAACTACTAATTCTTTTTACTTGTGgttgaaatttcatttcatatGCCATAGATTTTATAGGTATGTGTTAGGGATGGGGCATGGggttaaattaaaatatttttatcatgTTATTTTGTTCCCGTCCAATATGCAATGGACAACATTATTTTTTACACCCATTTATCACATTCATTTTACACATGATGTGTCGTGTTATAAGTGACTAACATGaaaagttacttaaaacacGACATATTAACCGATATGAAATGTAtatgaagagtagcattacttaTATGCTATATTGTGTTTCACGAGAGATGGAATATTAAGTTTAATTCCAAATagtgttaaaataaataaaaataacattctTGGATGGGCTTCTTGATATGGGCTTTGAGGCTTGGATGTCTATGACCAAGCTCTTAAGAGGGATTTGGAGTTGTTGACTTGGGTTTACCATAAGATGTATGTTCGTTAAATAAAATGGGCTCACAGACCTTCAATCCAAACTGAGCCAGTTTTGTTGCCAGCCCAAATGACTTTATCGGGCCAGCTCTTTATTAGTGGCGACAATTTTTATTTCGGGTGCTATTAAAATAGGGCCGACTCCAACTATTATGTCACCACCGTTGTGACACTTTTAGCGTCGACCTTTTAAACTTGAAAGTTTGAATTGTAAGCTTATCTTTATCCTGTAAATCTTATCTTATATATACTTCTAGAAATGTTACATACCACATAAACATCGatcctttatataaatatttcataaaattgatgtgacaagATTTAGTAATCATTAGATCAatctttattaaaagaaaaatatattaattaattactacTAAAccttatgatcatgtcaactTTTTGGGATATCTTTTACTTTCTATACAGAACATGAATTGGTTAACTTGACCAATTCCTTTCATTCAAcataatttttcaatattttgttttcaatacaGATCAAATCGAAGTTTGtctttgtttgaattttataatttaatattaaggttgttttcatttcaattttttcaacccACAGCACCAACCTTAATAAATTATTCTTTGACAGATacctttcataatttttgatgATTCAACCTAAACTCTAGACTACCCTTCTTtcgtcttctttcttctttcttcttgtttttggtttgttttaaaCCTTAATTGTCCCGTCATCACATGATTTTAATAAGGGGCGGAGGCACTTAGTGGGTAGAGTCCAATGTCCATGCctccaaaaaattataaaatccttgaaaaaaaaaatatttttttaaagattaatatATGATGGTccgacaaaaataaaattcaactcCCAAAAAATTTATTCTATTAGTAAAAATTAGATTACATAGTAGAATAGAAGATGAGTTTCTAGCAGATCGATCATTTGCTAATTTATGTTAAGAAAGAAATATTTAAGAATTTCACTTCAAAAATGATAATAGATGAATTTTATTCTATGAAAAATCGTCGTTGAGCACAATTTGAAGGAGATATAaaattcttttttggatttttttttccttgtacaTGTCTATAGCAAACTAGAACACTTTTGTATTCTATAACTTattacttataataaaaattataataaaatgaattttgttacttataaattaaatttaaaacttgtctgtttttattttacatgcatgcacacatttagaaggactatatatatatatatatatattcggaccgatcaaaaaaatttctgacTCTGCCCTGATTTTAATTATTAGCCACTGATCGAAACTTCAAGAAACCCTTTGGCTTTTCCGTCGGCGGCAACAAACCAGTGAttctttttctctgttttttcttGGTCACAAAGCAAGAACACCAACCACAAATAAAGAGCATGCACGATTATTGAAACCAGACATGCATATAATATCGCccattaataattaattgacGGGCAGATTTCTTCAGCTGCCTGCCACCGCGTTACCATGGGCTTAAATTCTTTGAAACACTTTGTACGTCCAACATAAGTACCTTGTCGAACCATGAACAGCAAGCCGCCTCGTGCTAACATCGACAGAAAGAGACAGTTTAGATAGGCCACTCAAGCAGCTGAAATTAATTTAGTCTTCAATATGCATGTTCTAAATATTAGAATTCAAATCAAGTTAACGAGCACAATATAACTCTAAAAGCTATTCAGAATAGTAGACATAGGTGTGTGTTTAACACCGTACAACCGGCCTGTAATTTACTTGtgttattttctctcatgtTTCCTTCTAAATATTAGAATTGAAATCAAGTTAACGAGCACAATATAACTCTAAAAGCTATTCAGAATAGCAGACATAGGTGTGTGTTTAACACCGTACAACCGGCCCGTAATTTACttgtgttattttctctcttgtttccgctaatattgtcatttttttttcttacacaATTCTCAACATGTTTTATTGGTACGTACGTAGCAGCTGCTCGATTTCTTGATGCGCACGTACGTAAAGCAACAAAAGTTTTAGGGTCAAAAGTCGTCGTTGGTAAGGAATTTCGGTTTGATCAGTATTGCAGTTAACCACCAGTCTTAGCTTGGATCGATCGGTGGTATAAACACGAAGCCAAAGGCCAAGAAACGAAGCATTCAAGGAAAGGGATGACCCAAATTCAAAAGAAAGgactaaagaaagaaaagccgCAGCCGGAACATGCATGGGGTCCTGGTGCGCGCATGCCTTCCAGACAAAGAAAAATGACTGATAGTGATACCATGATTCACGCGTAGTTAATGGCGTAGGTTGTTTTACTACAATTAACTAGGcattattatcattatcattGCGCACGAGttcaaatcattattattattattattattattattattattattattattattattatcaggggcaataatattattattagggGCGAAGCCAGCTTTTAGGTTTGGagggggtcaaattgaaaaaaaatgatttgggaagccaaaattacaaattttttaaagaagagggataaaaaatatattttttcttttttttttttagattttttttttttggagagccCTTTGGCTTGGGGCCCAAGCCATAGTTTGGCTCCGCCctgcttattattattattagaaagtGTTAAAATTAGGTTGGAAGCTAAGAATTTATTTTAACTCAATctagaaaacttccttgtgtCATTTCACTACGTGAAAAGCTAGAACATGATGTGCTTCTCAAATGCCCAttaaaaaatagggaaaaaaaaaatatcctattTACCCCATAGGTTTTTAtcatatttaaattttgttcttgggtttcaaatttcaataatATGGTccttacttctttttttttatcaaaatgaaTGGTTTATCATACGACATGTGTGTCTCAATTAACACGACATTGTTCATATCAACACTTAGTatcaatgtcatatcattaagcgtcaaatcatccataaaaaaaaacaaaaaccataaaacaaagcaaatgaatttttaaaaacaaaaactatctTCTTTGTcatcttaatttcttaaatttgtaacgttagagaaaaaatattaactttGATGTTGAGATAGACCCTAACGTGTCAAATGAAATACGTATACGTGACAAATAGAAAATTATTAACTTTGACGGTAAAGTGATGGAAAGACCAATTTAAAACTCGAGTAAAAGTTAAGAACCGtattcttaaaattgaaaaaatttggttgaaaaaattCCTCCGCCCAATTTAGAGGAAATTTATGTTTCATATTTGTCATCATCGATCTAACATTTCTGGGAATCCATAGGTTTGGCTGGGAGCGGACAAAAACGAGAGGTCTGGAACGAACGGGTCCATGCTTGTTGGGTTCACATTAGTTAACGCGGGGGTTGAAAGCACATGACCTAGCAATTCTTGTTTCGTTTTCTCTTCCTTCTAAAGCGTACGTGCAGGTCGTCTGAAATTTAAAGTgttgaaaaagaaacaataattaaaaagaaaaggtgggGTGCACAATTAATggacatagtttttttttttttttttttttaaaaaaaagttgggtTGAAACTTTCTCCAACCTACCctatacaaaatacaaatatggaagaaatatatatatatatatatatatatattttttaattgcattaacAAAGTTAggaaattttgttaaaaaaaaccaCATGCTTCAAATTAACAACATGCACTTCTCACATACTAAAGAATACGTACGGATTAAGattctctacaattttaaaaaaaatttaaattatcaaattatgtaaattc
Coding sequences:
- the LOC133877414 gene encoding telomere repeat-binding protein 5-like isoform X2, whose protein sequence is MVLQKRLDFGFNGYQVPPMPRATRSARRRRTFRKRAEDNQMCAFDLLATVAGKILLERESSPSSTNASNEKDRSICVKQVLKNDDKPVKIESCYQGSIDTRVLVSELVQQADSKESPLPQNDGHSGFASVITTDCSEIFVDEKLVNGENKNEMGSFASKVDLGFSGYRESGDCKLDCETKIIIKDELQKTGKVPDGTGTGMCSLEDPGVWDGKPSALVSSDSSVKVHLCGDRIPLSSFPASRDDVKIVSRDDDENSSGCTHPSIVRKSSRSVSRIGDRRIRKILASRYWKVSPKLKDETHSNADGDFKSIWRNRKGCYRRQRSQMNIPFKKRKIFGRSSFSNSDRWVSCEGKSDLPEKGINGDSSGSCMKTRASGTSSSVVGQHTSIQSRDSYVKLRINSFRVPELLIEMPETATVGSLKRTVMEAMTTILGGGLRVGVVLQGKKVRDDNKTLSQTGISHDYPLDALGFSLEPNPSKKPPPLCPRDSPSMLPCDTPLPLTSYPPDSTVVHQGTCHTSPEPHMANLGNFIESDHDSAPSPADTSVDKSTTECKALVAVPELNVEALAVVPVHRKLKRSEMAQRRIRRPFSVTEVEALVQAVEKLGTGRWRDVKMRAFDNAKHRTYVDLKDKWKTLVHTARISPQQRRGEPVPQELLDRVLAAHAYWSKQQAKQQLKQQPETCLLSSEKY
- the LOC133877414 gene encoding telomere repeat-binding protein 5-like isoform X1; the protein is MVLQKRLDFGFNGYQVPPMPRATRSARRRRTFRKRAEDNQMCAFDLLATVAGKILLERESSPSSTNASNEKDRSICVKQVLKNDDKPVKIESCYQGSIDTRVLVSELVQQADSKESPLPQNDGHSGFASVITTDCSEIFVDEKLVNGENKNEMGSFASKVDLGFSGYRESGDCKLDCETKIIIKDELQKTGKVPDGTGTGMCSLEDPGVWDGKPSALVSSDSSVKVHLCGDRIPLSSFPASRDDVKIVSRDDDENSSGCTHPSIVRKSSRSVSRIGDRRIRKILASRYWKVSPKLKDETHSNADGDFKSIWRNRKGCYRRQRSQMNIPFKKRKIFGRSSFSNSDRWVSCEGKSDLPEKGINGDSSGSCMKTRGASGTSSSVVGQHTSIQSRDSYVKLRINSFRVPELLIEMPETATVGSLKRTVMEAMTTILGGGLRVGVVLQGKKVRDDNKTLSQTGISHDYPLDALGFSLEPNPSKKPPPLCPRDSPSMLPCDTPLPLTSYPPDSTVVHQGTCHTSPEPHMANLGNFIESDHDSAPSPADTSVDKSTTECKALVAVPELNVEALAVVPVHRKLKRSEMAQRRIRRPFSVTEVEALVQAVEKLGTGRWRDVKMRAFDNAKHRTYVDLKDKWKTLVHTARISPQQRRGEPVPQELLDRVLAAHAYWSKQQAKQQLKQQPETCLLSSEKY